A region from the Coffea eugenioides isolate CCC68of chromosome 9, Ceug_1.0, whole genome shotgun sequence genome encodes:
- the LOC113783576 gene encoding 60S ribosomal protein L35: protein MARIKVHELRNKSKTELLAQLKDLKAELALLRVAKVTGGAPNKLSKIKVVRLSIAQVLTVISQKQKAALREAYKNKKYLPLDLRPKKTRAIRRRLTKHQASLKTERQKKKEMYFPVRKYAIKV, encoded by the exons ATGG CTAGAATCAAGGTACACGAGCTTCGTAACAAGTCGAAGACGGAATTGCTAGCGCAGTTGAAGGATCTCAAGGCGGAGCTCGCCCTTCTCCGCGTCGCCAAGGTCACCGGCGGTGCCCCTAACAAACTCTCCAAAAT CAAGGTAGTGAGGTTGTCCATCGCCCAGGTGTTGACTGTAATTTCCCAAAAGCAGAAGGCTGCTCTTAGGGAGGCTTACAAGAACAAGAAATACTTGCCCCTCGACCTGCGCCCCAAGAAAACAAGGGCTATCCGCAGACGTCTTACCAAGCATCAG GCCTCTTTGAAGACAGAGCGACAGAAGAAGAAGGAGATGTACTTCCCTGTGCGAAAGTATGCCATTAAGGTTTAG
- the LOC113782996 gene encoding exocyst complex component EXO70H1 encodes MAIIEIPRRETAALPATPRRAMARIFSPSNSTSTISSFSNHFSSNTISEPMMDENIEKAEAMITKWDVKGSTFAKFTSLFQENRKEAKDFVNCIKDLRRAMHFLVSERASAGKLVRAQNLMQMSMQRLEKEFYQILSANREYLDPESVSSRSSTISRSLSATSDDENDYSSDHEIQRVGDKISEVERLSVLAMSDLRLIADCMISTGYGKECLTIYKIIRRSIVDEGLYRLGIERYSSSQINKMNPTALEHQIKTWLNGIKIAVKTLLHGERFLCDHVFSSSEAIRESCFADIAKEGATNLFRFPELVAKSKRWPEKVFLLMDLYEAISDLWPETESIFSFESISSVKSQACSSLHKLSDSVRTLLTDFESSIQKNSSKVPVPGGAIHPLTISVLNYVSSLANYSGVLSDIIAGSASPTQLPLPESYFESPTVNEMPTSAVSVRLAWIILVLLCKLDSKANLYNDIALSYLFLANNLQFVGKKVSTTSLKCLLGDDWTVKLDRKVKLYAANYELMAWNKVFSCLPEKSQEDMSPDTVKTYFRQFKAAFDEACRKQMSWVVPDGKFRDDIKLSIKSKLVPVYREFYSTHIDVLKGDRTLKLVRFSPDNLGNYLSGILQGTAVLESSSSSLSTSRASRWLP; translated from the coding sequence ATGGCGATTATTGAAATTCCCAGAAGGGAGACAGCAGCACTGCCTGCCACTCCACGGAGAGCAATGGCAAGAATCTTCTCCCCGTCCAATTCTACCTCAACCATctcttcattttccaatcatttCTCTTCAAACACAATCTCTGAGCCAATGATGGATGAAAACATTGAAAAGGCTGAGGCCATGATCACAAAATGGGACGTCAAAGGCTCCACCTTCGCTAAATTCACCTCGCTCTTCCAAGAGAACAGAAAAGAAGCCAAGGACTTTGTCAACTGTATCAAGGACTTGCGCAGAGCCATGCATTTCCTCGTTTCCGAACGAGCTAGTGCTGGCAAACTCGTACGAGCACAAAACCTGATGCAAATGTCTATGCAGCGCCTCGAGAAAGAGTTCTACCAAATTTTGTCAGCTAATAGGGAGTATTTGGATCCAGAATCGGTTTCTAGCCGATCCTCAACAATATCACGGTCACTGTCCGCTACTTCAGATGATGAAAATGACTACAGCTCCGACCATGAGATTCAGAGAGTTGGCGATAAGATTTCTGAAGTCGAACGGCTTTCAGTGCTAGCCATGTCTGACCTCAGGCTGATTGCCGATTGCATGATCAGCACAGGTTATGGGAAAGAGTGTCTGACAATATATAAAATCATCAGAAGGTCAATTGTTGATGAAGGACTCTACCGTCTTGGGATTGAACGATACAGTTCATCCCAGATCAACAAAATGAATCCCACTGCTCTGGAGCATCAGATAAAAACTTGGTTGAATGGAATCAAAATTGCAGTGAAAACCCTTTTACATGGAGAGAGATTTCTGTGCGATCATGTCTTCTCTTCCTCTGAAGCAATCAGAGAATCATGTTTCGCTGATATAGCTAAAGAGGGAGCAACCAATCTGTTCAGATTTCCAGAGCTTGTTGCAAAAAGTAAAAGATGGCCGGAAAAAGTTTTCCTGCTAATGGACTTGTATGAAGCAATCTCGGACCTGTGGCCGGAGACTGAATCAATCTTCTCATTTGAATCAATCTCCTCTGTCAAATCTCAAGCTTGCTCCTCTCTCCATAAGCTCAGTGACTCAGTCAGGACACTTCTCACTGATTTTGAGTCATCAATTCAAAAGAATTCATCTAAAGTCCCTGTTCCTGGTGGAGCAATACATCCATTGACCATTTCAGTGCTGAATTACGTCTCTTCACTTGCCAACTATAGCGGAGTTCTCTCTGATATCATTGCTGGTTCTGCATCCCCAACACAGTTGCCACTTCCAGAGTCCTACTTCGAGAGTCCAACGGTCAATGAGATGCCAACTTCAGCTGTCTCTGTTCGACTTGCGTGGATCATCCTTGTCCTCCTTTGTAAACTTGATAGTAAAGCTAATTTATATAATGACATTGCACTGTCCTATCTCTTCTTGGCTAACAATCTCCAGTTTGTTGGCAAAAAAGTCTCTACCACATCCCTCAAGTGCCTTCTAGGCGATGACTGGACGGTGAAGCTTGACAGAAAGGTGAAATTATATGCAGCAAATTACGAACTGATGGCTTGGAATAAAGTGTTTTCATGCCTACCGGAAAAATCACAAGAAGATATGTCGCCTGATACTGTAAAGACGTATTTCAGGCAATTCAAAGCAGCCTTTGATGAGGCATGCCGGAAACAAATGTCTTGGGTGGTTCCAGATGGGAAGTTTCGAGATGATATCAAACTatcaataaaaagcaaactggTGCCCGTATATAGGGAATTCTACAGCACACATATTGATGTACTTAAGGGGGACAGGACCTTGAAATTGGTGAGGTTCTCCCCAGATAATTTAGGAAATTATCTGTCAGGTATACTCCAAGGAACTGCGGTACTAGAGAGTTCATCATCATCATTGTCAACTTCTCGAGCATCAAGATGGCTCCCATAA
- the LOC113782998 gene encoding probable pectate lyase 4 — translation MTTLPYADADSSLRALAGRAEGFGRFSVGGLHGPVYYVTSLADDGPGSLRDGCRRKEPLWIVFAVSGTIHLSSYLNVSSYKTVDGRGQRIKLTGKGLRLKECEHIIICNLEFEGGRGHDVDGIQIKPNSRHIWIDRCSLRDYDDGLIDITRQSTDITISRCNFTQHDKTMLIGADPSHVGDRCIRVTIHHCFFDGTRQRHPRVRFGKVHLYNNYTRNWGIYAVCASVESQVYSQCNIYEAGQKKKAFEYYTEKAADKQEAKSGLIRSEGDLFLSGAQAFLVAGCSEESMFHPSEFYPTWTLEPASDSLKAVLQICTGWQSITLPAEESSSRAATA, via the exons ATGACAACGTTGCCGTATGCTGACGCAGATTCCAGCCTGAGAGCATTGGCCGGTCGAGCGGAAGGTTTCGGCAGGTTCTCAGTTGGTGGCCTCCACGGTCCGGTCTATTACGTCACCAGTTTGGCAG ATGATGGTCCAGGATCACTTCGTGATGGATGTCGTAGAAAAGAACCACTTTGGATTGTTTTTGCAGTTTCAGGCACCATTCATCTCTCGTCATACTTGAACGTGTCATCTTACAAAACCGTTGATGGCCGTGGCCAAAGGATAAAACTGACCGGCAAGGGCTTGAGGCTGAAGGAATGTGAGCACATTATTATATGCAACCTGGAGTTTGAGGGCGGTAGAGGGCATGATGTTGATGGCATTCAGATAAAGCCGAATTCCAGGCACATATGGATAGATCGATGTAGTCTTCGTGATTATGATGACGGACTCATAGATATAACCAGACAAAGTACAGACATCACTATTTCCAG ATGCAACTTCACACAACATGACAAGACAATGCTTATTGGAGCAGATCCATCTCATGTTGGTGATAGATGTATTAGGGTGACTATTCACCACTGCTTTTTCGATGGGACTCGTCAAAGGCACCCTCGTGTTAGATTTGGAAAAGTTCATCTGTACAACAATTACACCAGGAACTGGGGCATATATGCTGTTTGCGCCAGTGTAGAATCACAA GTATATTCTCAATGCAACATTTATGAAGCTGGGCAGAAGAAAAAAGCTTTCGAGTACTACACAGAGAAG GCAGCGGATAAGCAGGAGGCGAAGTCTGGTCTGATAAGATCTGAAGGGGATTTGTTTCTGAGTGGAGCTCAAGCATTCTTAGTTGCAGGATGTAGTGAAGAAAGCATGTTTCATCCCAGTGAATTTTACCCCACATGGACGCTGGAACCTGCCTCAGACTCTCTTAAAGCTGTTCTTCAGATTTGCACAGGCTGGCAATCTATTACCCTTCCAGCCGAAGAAAGCAGCAGCCGTGCAGCAACTGCATGA